In the genome of Puntigrus tetrazona isolate hp1 unplaced genomic scaffold, ASM1883169v1 S000001062, whole genome shotgun sequence, one region contains:
- the si:dkey-208k4.2 gene encoding P43 5S RNA-binding protein-like, with amino-acid sequence MMNARVVKKEDAVPRQQLFNCGYIDCGATFTRQWRLLEHETVHTGARPHKCVVGGCGRSFTRKSHLSRHVLIHSGVKNFKCSAAACGKSFFTADKLKRHMRYAHSEKREHFKCKDPQCAKTFRKRRALKLHLATHGTPSFRCLKGGCGMRFKSHIARKAHDRRHSGYRCLHAECPVSALTWRNLQRHMASHPVSFTCVVCKKAFRKRDALRRHKRTHALQKPVLLCPSQGCQAYFSTTFNLQHHIRKIHLQLLSHRCSFPGCCKSFAMRESLIRHMLRHEPDVAKLKRPHKRSSKSWQKRLEGQNRHPLVEDLRSLFSLRMKISPRAKLEADLTGLFNERKIPHHVDPEVNLRDLFSIRPAKVAVK; translated from the exons ATGATGAACGCCCGGGTAGTTAAGAAAGAGGACGCTGTGCCGCGACAGCAGCTGTTTAACTGCGGTTACATTGATTGCGGCGCTACATTCACTCGTCAGTGGCGTCTGCTGGAGCACGAGACCGTGCATACCGGTGCa cgGCCTCACAAGTGTGTTGTAGGAGGATGTGGACGCAGTTTCACCCGTAAATCGCACCTGAGCCGACATGTTTTGATACACAGCGGAGTGAAAAACTTTAA GTGCAGTGCCGCTGCTTGTGGCAAAAGCTTCTTCACCGCTGATAAACTTAAAAGGCACATGCGCTACGCTCACAGCGAAAAACGCGAACATTTCAAG TGTAAAGATCCACAGTGCGCAAAGACGTTTAGGAAACGTCGAGCGTTAAAACTGCATCTGGCGACTCACGGTACACCCAGTTTCAG ATGCTTGAAAGGCGGATGTGGAATGAGGTTTAAATCTCACATTGCGCGAAAAGCGCATGATCGGAGACATTCAG gtTACCGCTGTCTTCATGCTGAATGCCCTGTCAGTGCGCTCACCTGGAGGAATTTGCAAAGACACATGGCAAGTCACCCAG TATCATTTACCTGTGTGGTATGTAAAAAAGCCTTCAGGAAGCGTGATGCTTTAAGGAGACACAAGCGAACGCATGCATTACAGAAGCCGGTTTTGCTCTGTCCTAGTCAGGGCTGCCAGGCTTACTTCTCCACCACCTTCAACCTGCAGCATCATATTCGAAAGATCCATCTACAGCTGCTTTCACACCGCTGTTCCTTTCCTGGCTGCTGCAAGAGTTTTGCTATGCGT GAAAGCCTCATCCGCCACATGTTACGCCATGAACCTGATGTTGCCAAACTCAAG CGCCCACATAAGCGGAGCAGCAAGAGTTGGCAGAAACGCTTGGAAGGGCAAAACCGCCATCCTCTGGTTGAAGACCTTCGCTCTCTATTTTCATTACGCATGAAGATCTCTCCAAGGGCCAAACTAGAAGCTGATCTGACAGGCCTCTTTAATGAGCGTAAAATTCCACACCATGTTGATCCTGAAGTAAACCTCCGAGACCTGTTCAGTATCCGTCCAGCTAAGGTGGCTGTTAAGtag
- the LOC122340545 gene encoding 7-methylguanosine phosphate-specific 5'-nucleotidase-like isoform X1 — protein sequence MTCRNMIPVLSKSSVYMRDPKRVEEILTSMRNAGPSTLQVISDFDMTLTRFSHNGKRCPTSHNILDNSKLISEDCKAKLKSLLDHYYPIEIDSTRSVEEKLPLMVEWWTKAHELLVQQKIIKDHLALVVRESEAMLRDGYQLFFDHLHQLSVPLLIFSAGIGDVLEEVIRQAGVFHPNVEVFSNYMDFDDSGVLHAFKGELIHIYNKREGALLNTKHFKELQSRCNVLLLGDSLGDLNMADGVMDLQNILKIGYLNDKVDERRQSYLNSYDIVLEKDETMDVPNAILLYITGQ from the exons ATGACTTGTCGCAACATG ATTCCCGTGTTATCAAAAAGTTCAGTGTACATGAGGGACCCCAAGAGGGTGGAGGAGATATTAACATCCATGAGAAATGCTGGACCTAGCACACTACAG GTAATCTCAGATTTTGATATGACTCTTACCAGGTTCTCCCACAATGGCAAACGCTGCCCAACATCCCATA ATATTCTGGACAATAGCAAACTGATCAGTGAAGACTGCAAAGCCAAG ctgaaGAGTCTTCTGGATCACTACTACCCTATAGAGATCGATTCCACGCGCTCAGTTGAAGAGAAGTTACCACTCATGGTTGAATG gtGGACTAAAGCTCATGAGCTTCTTGTGCAGCAGAAAATCATTAAAGATCACTTAGCCCTAGTTGTGAGAGAGTCTGAAGCCATGCTAAG GGATGGATATCAGCTGTTCTTTGATCATCTCCATCAATTGTCTGTTCCTCTGCTCATCTTCTCTGCTGGAATTGGGGATGTGTTAGAGGAAGTAATCAGACAAGCTGGTGTGTTCCACCCTAATGTTGAAGTCTTCTCCAATTACATGGACTTTGATGACTCT GgtgttttgcatgcatttaaaggAGAGCTGATTCACATCTACAACAAACGGGAAGGAGCTCTACTCAATACCAAACACTTCAAGGAACTTCAGAGCCGCTGTAATGTTCTCCTGCTCGGAGACTCTCTTGGGGATCTAAACATGGCTGATGGAGTCATGGACTTACAAAACATCCTGAAGATCGGATACCTCAATGATAAG GTGGATGAGAGGAGGCAGTCGTATTTAAACTCCTATGATATTGTTTTGGAGAAAGATGAAACCATGGATGTTCCTAATGCCATCTTACTGTATATTACAGGACAATGA
- the LOC122340545 gene encoding 7-methylguanosine phosphate-specific 5'-nucleotidase-like isoform X2, producing MLDLAHYRFSHNGKRCPTSHNILDNSKLISEDCKAKLKSLLDHYYPIEIDSTRSVEEKLPLMVEWWTKAHELLVQQKIIKDHLALVVRESEAMLRDGYQLFFDHLHQLSVPLLIFSAGIGDVLEEVIRQAGVFHPNVEVFSNYMDFDDSGVLHAFKGELIHIYNKREGALLNTKHFKELQSRCNVLLLGDSLGDLNMADGVMDLQNILKIGYLNDKVDERRQSYLNSYDIVLEKDETMDVPNAILLYITGQ from the exons ATGCTGGACCTAGCACACTACAG GTTCTCCCACAATGGCAAACGCTGCCCAACATCCCATA ATATTCTGGACAATAGCAAACTGATCAGTGAAGACTGCAAAGCCAAG ctgaaGAGTCTTCTGGATCACTACTACCCTATAGAGATCGATTCCACGCGCTCAGTTGAAGAGAAGTTACCACTCATGGTTGAATG gtGGACTAAAGCTCATGAGCTTCTTGTGCAGCAGAAAATCATTAAAGATCACTTAGCCCTAGTTGTGAGAGAGTCTGAAGCCATGCTAAG GGATGGATATCAGCTGTTCTTTGATCATCTCCATCAATTGTCTGTTCCTCTGCTCATCTTCTCTGCTGGAATTGGGGATGTGTTAGAGGAAGTAATCAGACAAGCTGGTGTGTTCCACCCTAATGTTGAAGTCTTCTCCAATTACATGGACTTTGATGACTCT GgtgttttgcatgcatttaaaggAGAGCTGATTCACATCTACAACAAACGGGAAGGAGCTCTACTCAATACCAAACACTTCAAGGAACTTCAGAGCCGCTGTAATGTTCTCCTGCTCGGAGACTCTCTTGGGGATCTAAACATGGCTGATGGAGTCATGGACTTACAAAACATCCTGAAGATCGGATACCTCAATGATAAG GTGGATGAGAGGAGGCAGTCGTATTTAAACTCCTATGATATTGTTTTGGAGAAAGATGAAACCATGGATGTTCCTAATGCCATCTTACTGTATATTACAGGACAATGA